The nucleotide window GTAGAGATGTGACTACTCCCTACGAGGGGAGCATCCTTACACACCCTAACGAAAGGAGAAAACGCATGAGGGGTACCCACCACGCTTAGAAACTAAAACTATAGATGCATCTTTTAAAAGATCTAGTGATTAAAATTGTTTTCTTTCATTTACTATAATTTTATATGTACAgagttatatgtgtgtgtgtttaatttaGTAATGAAAGGATGGTTTAGCATATTTGAAGAGGTCATTAGGCAAACAAATATCATGGTGGAGAAAAATTGTAGCATGCTTCCTTTTTCTATAAATTGGAAGTCCAAGATATATGTAGAATGCAACAAGAAGCAATTAAAATGGCTAACAAAAATTTGTGTATATTCATCCTCATAGCAACAATAGTGACTCAAGCTACATGGGTTCGAGCTGTGGAATATACGGTTGGTGAATGTAAAGGTTGGAACGAGGGTGTTGATTTCCAAGCTTGGGCCGACGGGAAGCAATACGTTCAAGGAGACAGACTTGGTATATTCTTATACATAATTAATCATACATGATCTGATTTGTTGGTGTTTTTAATAAGTCTTCTACCTAATTAAATTATCTATATTGCTGATGCAGTTTTCAATTACGAATACGGAAAACACAATGTAGTGTTACTACCAGATCAAGCCTCATTGGATAACTGTAATCTTGAGAAACCACTTATATCACTCGCTCATTGTGGAAGGAATGTTGTCAACCTACGTACCCCGGGAAGGGTTTTTGTATCCAGTGCCGTCGGAGAGGATTGTAAGAAAGGCCTGAAGTTTTGGGTCGATGTCAAGCCATGTCCTGCAGTACTGCAAGGAGCACACTACATAACTTAAAATTGAGGATTGCGTGTCTCGGCTTTTAtacattttttttgtgtgtgtgtttgttaaTAATTGTTCATATTTGCTTGGGTTTAATGTTAATGGCTTTCTTGCCTCCTCTATTCTCATTCCTCAAATATATATAGACATGTACAAAACCCTAGAATTAATTACAATTGACATAATTATGGAAATCTAATATTGACTCCTATTACACCCACGCAGTCGAAGCGGGGGGTTGCCGAATGTTGAGACTGGAATGAAAATCATCAAAAAGTATCCGGGGCAGCCCCTTGGTGAATATGTCAGCAATTTGGTGACGAGAAGGCACATGAAGGATTCGCACTTGACCTCGTTGAACTTGTTCCCGCACAAAGTGAATATCGAGCTCAATGTGTTTCGTACGTTGATGTTGTACCGGATTACCTGATAAGTAAATAGTGCTCACATTGTCACAGTATACTAATGTGGCACGAATGAGAGGATGACGAAGCTCAAGAAGCAAGTTACGCAACTAGCAAATTTCAGCGCCCACGTTAGCTACCCCACGGTATTCGGCTTCGGCCCTGGAGCGAGATATGGTAGGTTGGCGTTTAGATGATCATGAGATTAAGTTATCACCGTAATAGACACAATAACCACTCGTGGACCATCGAGTGTCGGGGCAACCGGCCCAATCTGCATCGGTGTATGCCACGAGAGAAGGAGTCGCGGATGAGCATAGGGTAAGGCCGTAGGAGGTGGTGCCTTTGATGTACCGAATGATGCGCTTTAAGGCGTTCCAATGACCTGTTTTTGGGGCATGCATGTGCATGCAAACCTGTTGCACCGCGTAACTGATGTCGGCCCGGGTAAACGTAAGATACTGTAGCGCTCCAGCGAGACTACGATACAGAGTAGGATCATGAAAGTCCTCGCCAGAGTGAGCACTCAACTTGGAGTGCTTGTCAACCGGGGTAGTGACGGGATTGCAAGACTGCATCCCGGCCTGTGCGATGATATCCAAAGCGTATGACTGTTGAGAAAGAAACATAGTGTTATGTTGGCGAGTAACAGCGACCCCGAGAAAGAAACTGAGTGGCCCAAGATCTTTCATGGCGAATTCATTGGCTAAGCTAGCCATCAACTGATGTCGAAGCTGGTCGGTTGATGTAACAAGAagaatatcatcaacatagagaAGTAAGTAGGCAACTGTTGCATCGTCATGCAATGTGAACAACGAAGCATCACATTTACTTTGCCGAAACCCCAATGTTAACACATAATCAGTGAACCTTTGGTACCATGCCCGCGACACCTGTTTCAACCCATATAATGACTTTTTCAATCGACAGACGTGATTGGGAAAACCTGTGTGGCGAAATCCCATAGGTTGATACATATATACAACCTCATTTAATTTACCATGCAAAAAAGCATTTGAAATGTCTAACTGATGAACAGGCCATGACTTTGATAATGCAATCGACAATACCGTACGTATAGTAGACGGTTTAACGACTGGACTAAACGTTTCTCCACAATCAATACCCACCTGTTGTAACCGACCGTCACACACAAGACGTGCCTTGTATCGTTCTAACGTACCGTCTGACTTAAACTTGTGTTTAAATAGCCACATGCTACGAATAATGTTCATGTTTGGTGTACATGGCACGAGATCCCAAGTATCATTTTTAATAAGAGCATCGAATTCGTTGGACATAGCTTGAAGCCATACCGGTGTGGACAAGGCCTCGGTTGGGTTTTTAGGTAGGGGGACGACAGGTGTGGTGGTGGTTGTATGAAGGTTGAGTTGCCGTTTAGGTTTGGTAATCCCGTCCATTGCGCGGGTTCGCATGGTACGGGTGGGTTGGGTGGCAGTGGGCTGGTTCGGTATAGTGGTAGGTATAGGTGTAGTGTGAGCGGATGTGTTAGGCAATGGGGTAGGCTGGGCAGTGGGTGGAGATGCTTGGGCCGAGAGAGGGGTGGTAGGAGGCTGGGCCGAGACGGGAGTGGGAGGGGTGTGGGCCGGGGAGCTTTGGGCCGATAGTGGAGTGGAGGTGGTATGGGCCGGTAAGGGTTGGGGAAGGGGAAATTGGACAGCGGGCCACAACAGTGGGGAGAGCCCGGTTTGGAGGAAGTCATAGGAGGGTTTAGGTGATATATGGTTAGCAAACAGAAAGGTAGTTTCATCAAACACGACATGGCGAGATATAATAATTTGTTTGGTTTCGAGATTGAAGCATTTGTAGTCTCGGTGGGTGAGTGGGTATCCAAGGAAGACGCACGGAAAAGAACGGTGTTCGAGTTTGTGGATGGTGGTATAAGTTTTCGGTGGGTGTGgataagctctgataccatgctAGGGTTTAATGTTAATGGCTTTCTTGCCTCCTCTATTCTCATTCCTCAAATATATATAGACATGTACAAAACCCTAGAATTAATTACAATTGAAATAATTATGGAAATCTAATATCGACTCCTATTAATATCGATCTAGTATGAACACTTTTTGTTCGGATCAATAATTATATATCATATGTAAGTTCGAAGGGGATTGGACAATAGTGTAATAAATAATGAATTTTGGA belongs to Helianthus annuus cultivar XRQ/B chromosome 5, HanXRQr2.0-SUNRISE, whole genome shotgun sequence and includes:
- the LOC110938959 gene encoding uclacyanin 1; protein product: MANKNLCIFILIATIVTQATWVRAVEYTVGECKGWNEGVDFQAWADGKQYVQGDRLVFNYEYGKHNVVLLPDQASLDNCNLEKPLISLAHCGRNVVNLRTPGRVFVSSAVGEDCKKGLKFWVDVKPCPAVLQGAHYIT